Part of the Vigna angularis cultivar LongXiaoDou No.4 chromosome 1, ASM1680809v1, whole genome shotgun sequence genome, AAAGGTGGTGGTCGAGGAAGCAACACCCTTACATCTCTATCATTGTTAATTGCACTCccatattaatagaaaaaaaaggtttaatacctcttttggtccctcgaaagggggccaaagttcaatgtggtcctacctttttttagaagtttaaTGTGGTCCCACCTTTTGTAAAAAGTGTGCAATCAAGTCCTTTTTGGAAACGGCGTTGAGTTTTTAACGGAGCAGCTGACAGGGTGGACTGAAGTTAGCTACGTGGCTTTGTGTGGGTAATACGTGGTTGTGAGAGGGTGATACGTGGCTGTGAGAGGGTAAATTTGATAATATGACTGAGGTTAGGAAATCAGAAGTTAGGGTTTCAGGAGTTTTAGAGAAATTGGTAATTTGGGATACGAATGGCTTCTTCTGAAGGGTGTTCGTCGTGTTCGAGAAGTTGGGACAAAGGATCTTCTCGATGGTCCCATGGTTGTGGTGTGAGAGGAGGTGGGATAATCCCTACTTGTTACTGTGGTGAGGTGTTTGCAGCGTCTAATAATTCATCTTCTACCTTGTCTTGTTCAACTTCGAAAGTCAATGGTTGTGCATCGAGCTTCTTGAACAAAACGCCAGCGAATAATAAACAGACGAAAAGTCTGGTGTTTCTATCGCCGTCGTCTTTGCCGTTTTCTACCCCCAAAAGTGCATCTGCGTCTGCATCTGCATCTCCGGCTGATAATAGCGACACCACCAATTAAATAATTGGTGATTTTTCTATGACCAACTACTGTATTTTATTCTTGGATTATTGATGTAATTAATTAAGATATGCTAAGTAAAATTCAGCACAAAACACGTAAATAAATTATGAACATATTTActccttttttgttttatattttttggatgAAATATACTTTATGAAACTGAACCAGAAGCTACTGCATTTGATATTGACTTGTATGAATAAGTCAGTAATTGTGGGTTCTCGATTGGATGCATGCTTTTGCTTTTCAATTGGGGAAAATTAACGTTCTATTTggaatttattatttaagttgttTTGATTCATGTTTTGATGGGGATGCATAAGTTTAGAAGTTATTGTAGTGTAACTTCTTTATCAAACATAAACCCTAACCTGATTTGCGGTTTCCAATTTGAGCTTCAGATTTGCAGTATCCAATTCGCGCTTTAGATTTCAACACACTTCCTCCACGATGATAAATCCCAAATTACCAATTTCTCTGTAACTCCTCAAACCCTAACTTCTGATTTCTTAACCTCAGTAATATTATCACATTTACCCTCTCACAGCCACGTATCCAATTCGCGCTTTAGATTTCAACACACTTCCTCCACGATGATAAATCCCAAATTACCAATTTCTCTGTAACTCCTCAAACCCTAACTTCTGATTTCTTAACCTCAGTAATATTATCACATTTACCCTCTCACAGCCACGTATCACCCTCTCACAGCCACGTATTACCCACACACAGCCACGTAGCTAACTTCAGTCCACCCTGTCAGCTGCTCCGTTAAAAACTCAACGCCGTTTCCAAAAAGGACTTGATTGCACACTTTTTACAAAAggtgggaccacattgaacttctaaaaaaaggtaggaccacattgaactttggccccctttcgagggaccaaaagaggtattaaaccaaaaaaaaattaagatatccTTTTTCCTGAACTATGTCATCACTATCATTGTCGctgtagaagaagaaaaagggaaTGCAATTTTCTACACTCGGCACtgattttaagattttaaagtatattaaaattatttttaaagtactaacattatatattttaatattcagtCGAAAACATTACCCGAAATACCCGATAAAAAATCTGAGGTcagagaaaaaaagagatagagaaaactaaaaataagagaaagaaaaagcattgaAAAAGCAGGAAGAAAAAGTTGTCTCTAGGATGGAAAAACATGACGACTTTTTCTTCCTATAATTTTTAACTGCATCCTCgtgatttttaaaatgataattttaccCTTTATAAATTTGTCTTCCAGTTTAAGAAATCTtcaaaaatgagttttttttctaGAACAagctttctctcttcttcttcctctaaaAAAAGTGCAGTGGAGAACGGAAGTACAATTATAATGATGATGAAACAGTGGTGACATGGTGCAATCAGTAAGCGGTCCAATTAGTAAGCGGTCCAATTACTAgaaatattaatctttttttgtTAGTAAGCGGTCCAATTACTAATAGTAGGGGTGTAGGCAGAAAATGCCAATATTAGATAAGTTATCATTGATAACCAATACCCAATGGCTGCTTGCACTCCACTTTGCTCTTCCTACACACCCATACAAGTTGTAATTACCAAATTACATCcgttaaaaatacaataaaaatttctagattttcttagttttaatattttttggattttatgtttcaaaaatGTATATTCGAATATCGAAATactttttagaatatttaattCAGAATCTTAATAAGtgttttgaaaagtattttcgaaatgaaaaatatttttcaaatttttttatatttcattatacttattctaaaatatatataaaaagaaaaaacttgaaACAGTATACACATTTTCAGATCTGAAAAcaccttaaaaaatatttgttttaaatttttttttttcatattttggaatataaaaaatttccaaAAGTGGTtcgaaaaatattattttcatatccGAAAATGTGTTTCGAAatggtttaaaaaataatttctttttcggAGATGAATCCgcaactcatatatatatatatatatatatatatatatatatatatatatatatatatatatatatatatatatatatatatatatatatatatatatatatatatatattaaacttccaatttaatccttaaaagtaaaaaattgacttaattgggactctgccgttaaattgatttaatagggttaaaatttttattaccTGGGACGTGTTGACGTTGTAAGTTTATTATATGTTGCATAAGCAGGATGTTATGTGAAATTTTCTAAGATTACgtgaaaaatgtttaattaaaaaataaaaaaagtcatCCTCCATTACAATGAATCACCACCCAGAAATCTTCTTCCCTGTGCATCACCCAAAAATCTTCTTTCCTATGCATCAAGCTTGAGACACAACAGAGAGAGAGGAAATTCATATTctaaagaaaatagaagaaggaAGCAATGGGTAAAGAAGAGTGAAAATGGTTGTTGGAGCGCTAGTGGTGGATGCACGATTCGGCGTTTCTCGTGATTTGGTGAACCCATTTTGGAAGAGGAAGGGAACAGGGCAACGACACTTCCGACCGGCGTTGCCTCCGGTTACAGGCCGCGACGTGATTGGTGCGTGGAGGACCCGTTGGAAGTGGTGAGTACATGAGTGAGAGGGAACCTGTGGTGGTCGCAATTTGGGGGATTTTTGGCGAAGAAGAAGCCCCTATGTATTTTTCAAGAGAAGAAGGGTTGGGTGTTTTAGAATGGGGTTGGAACGCCGAGTGTGCTTGAAACCCGGTTGCCCTAACTCAAATTAATTTGTTAcatttaaattgtaaaacccCTAAAATGGTTAGGGTTTCTTTGAATTATAAAGATGTAGCAAAAGAATGCTCTCCTCAGTCACTCCCAatgtttcttccttttctctgaCGAAATGGCAATCATCGTCCCCAAACGCCTCTTCACCCTTCGCGCCGCTTATTCCCTAATTCCATTCACGACGTCTCCATCCCTCTCTACAACTCTATCATCTGAGATAAATCCAACAAAATAATCTAGCTTTGGCGTCATCCAAATGTGTAGGTTTTTCCTTTGAATTTTGTCTATCCAAAACACAGAAAAAGAAACCCATTGCGAGTTCATCTCTCTCACGGAAAACATGAGAAAACCCCCAATCTTGAAGGAGAGGCCCTGAGAGATATTGGACTCCACTCCAATCTCGAAcctaatttgattttgataaaccCTAATTTAGTGGtgcttaatttcatattttagaaACTTTTTGAGTTTcatgaaaatcaaattttatgatGAACCCTGAGCATAAATCGCTagggttgaagatgatgaaaggtaaggttgaagatgatgaaccctaatttgggtttcaattttcaaaatttttgtttgttatataTTCACGTATAAACCTATCTGAATGCCACGTACTAAAAACTTACCACGTCAAGGTGCTAGGTCATaaaaacttaatcttgttaagTCAATTTAATGGCAAGGAcccaattgagtcaatttttcttttaaggaCTAAATTAGGGAAGCCAATAGTACCATGATCTAACTGGGAAAAACCAATGTAAATAGGGACTACGGAAGTGGTTTAATCATTCGATAGGTCCTATTTTTGGGTGGGAATCTCAAATTGGTCATCTTCTTTTTCGACGACTCAATTGGGTCCTTGTTTTGtgaaaattgaaacaattagACCCCTGTCGTTAAATTGGGTCTAATGGCGTTAATCTATGGTTGACGTGGCAtgctaattttcatttttaagtgACGTGGAGTATCTTATTTGATGTATGTGATTTTGATGtgtcttttgattttttttaataaaacaaattggTAATATGAATTAAACATTAAACTCCATACTTTGTTCGAATTAGGGATTGGAAAATGAAGTTTGATTTTAGGGTTCATACAAATTAGGAATTAATTTCAGAAGTTGTTCTCATTGATGCTTCTACCTTGGACTCAGCTTCTGATGTTGGTTCAGATTCTTTAGAGGAAGATTATGCAAGAATTATATTTGAAATCATAATACAAGGTTGAAGGAATTAACACATACAACAAAATCATAACAGTTGGAACTACCtctgaaattattttcttaaagaagaTATAAGGAAAGACGCTTTTTGCCTTGGCCACCATATGCATTGTCGTAGTGACCACCCAAAGCCACAATCTAACCTTAGTCGTCGCCGTCATGCGCAGGACTCGCCGAACCACCACCGCTGCAACCTCCAGCTGCCACCATCTTCGCGCATCATCTTCCTCGCACATCCAAACCCCAGGCCGCCGCCATCACGAATCGTGTGGCTTTTCCTTGCGTCAACCACTACCTTCAATGCATCATCTTCTTTGCATAAATAGCCACCACACAAGCCTCCAATAGTGCAACATAAATCGCGAGCACCATCGCGGCGCGTCAACCTCCATGAAACACCACCAGACCTAatcatagaaaacaaaaatcaatttcatcagAGAGCATTGTGCCTTGCACTTACAAATCAAATGCAAAGGAGCTCTAATCTAGAAAAATTTCCAATTCGAAAAACTCCTTTCAAACCCTAAATCGCATTTGAGCTCTCCATGGTCATAAATCGCATCTGAATCGTGATGTCACACAACCACCTTCCTCGCAAGCGTTCAAACCCTAACTGCAACCCTCAATATTCTCTTTCAAATAATAATCGCAACCTGCAGAGAAAGAGAATCCCAAATAAGAAGCAGGAAAAACTCTTAAATCCGCACAAAAAAGAAACCCTAAAGTTGCAAAATTCTTTATCGCGGTCTCCTCcatcaaaataaaactaaacttCCCCatcaaaataaaaccaaatcgCGATATTCGAATGAACCctaaaactaaattttcaatttcCCTTGATTTCCAAGTATGTGTAATTAACtttttccaattattttaattttaaaaaaataaaatttcatgtcAGACTTTCCTTTTAGTAAATAAATGAGCACgtcatttaaaaatgaatatcaaCATGGCACGTCAACCACATATTAATGTTTGAACCAATTTAACAGCAGGgatctaatttttataatttttacaaaataaagacCCAATTAAAACGTCGAAAAAAAAGATGACTAATTTAATATTCTCACCCAAAATCTTTCGGAtgattaaacatatatatatatatatatatatatatatatatatatatatatatttcatttcttatttgggttttttttgtattatttggATTCATTCTCCGGATTATCCGGAATGTTCTAAAAATGATTTCCAGACAAGTGAATCTGAAGTTAAAAGATTTTGATCATATTACATCAGGCAGAAACATTCAAACTTTTTTTGTTCAAAGATTTGTTTTTTGCCCTTAGCCATCAAGCCCTATATTTCCATGTCTACTCACACTTATGCGCATGGACAGAGAGTGTCTCTCTATGCATGGATTTCCGAATTATTGAATCCGGATTGTTGCCTAGTATTGTTGCAGATGTGAGAGTTTCTGAACCACCGCGTGCCATAGCTCTTCTGTAGAGGAAGATGGTGGAGCTTCAACGTGACCTTGCCATTGCTAAGGACTGTAATGCACCGAGTGCACCGCCTGCGCCACCTACGACCACTGCTGCTTCCGCCAACGAACCACCGTCGATCTTCCTCCAGCCACTGTAATTTTGGGTGGTTGGGGTAATATAGTTGAAAACACATTATTGTATTATGCGTTAAATAATATAGTATGAGTAAGCAACTAAGAAGAAGTGCAAGCTTCTAGTGCTACtaaagaaggaagagaaagaaaaaatagatttaagatttttaatatattttaatcaagGGTGAAATGGAgatttaagatttttaatatacatttccATACTATAAAACAAGTAATTGTATAACCTCAATGCTCTTCCCACTATCACCTATAGGATTATCTactatgtatataaatatactaTCATCATACATGGAAAATCAccgcaaaataaaaaaaaatggtatgcTAGTGAAAATTTAGTTATATTACGTAAACCaacaatatatttcaataataacTAATAGTTCAATCATGCCATCATATGTTATTAGATCGAAATCAAAATTCCATCCCATTTATCAGTTTTATACATCTCTCTTGTAATTATgatttcaacaacaacaaaattataacaCATAACTTTGTTTTATTCTTAGCTTTAAATCAACTATTAACGTTTAGAACCAAATGTCTATAATATAATCAATACTCATGACTCAACCTAAAATATAAACACTTGAATCTACTTTGAGAAGATCAATGTATTGATCAAACTTCAAAACTTGACACCTATCATAACTCACTCCTGccaaaaactatatttttaggttTACAAAGGGACACCAATCCCTTTAAAGCATGATTAAAGTAAATTCCTTATATTTGCAAGGTCTAATCCTTTTCATATCGAAACATAGATTGTAGAAACCTCCATTAACTTTCCTAGTTAGATATCTTCATCTAAATAAGTAAGATATTAGTAGAGTCAGGATGGTCTCTACGAAATCTCTCTCAATATGTTACCTAACACCACATCACATCAATATAATACTTACTCTCTAAGAGTCACTACATTCACGATATCACATTTATCAAATAATCTTAAAtcattacataaatatatagGTTACCTCAATCCAAAATTCATCACATAACACAAATCACCTATTATTTACTTCAAATTACATGTTAATAATTCATCGTTTATTTTCTATTGCATTAGCATaacattcaattaaaatatttctattaattatatcaaaattgtGAAAATCATTTTTCCAACCACAAACCTTCAATAAAAGATCTCCATAATCATATTAAAGAATTATGTGTCTTgaattaattgttaaaatttcaGCTCAATTTAACTGTTAACAAAACAAGAAACTTGATTTTACCGAGACATCTAAGTAAAACAAGTCAAGGTGTAGCCAACAGCAAAAATGTTGCTTGAAACACTAGAACCTTGGAGCCCACTGACTTTTGAGCACCCAACAGTCCTAGAGTGGCGTCCGACACTCTGGACCACTAAAACTCATTGTTTTAGGTTTATCGCTTGGCATCGAGCAATTTTATGGTACCACCCAATGCTATGACAGATATAAAAGAGTTTTAACATGATTTAAACttgtttcttaaatatatttaagttatttcaAAGTTTTCTTATGTTATATAGGCTTTTTTCCAATCtcatttctttataaaaattacaCCTCAATTACTCAATTCAACATTAGGAAAAACAACTCAATAGAACAACTCAAAAACCATGccattaaattttaatcatagCATAAACAATCATAAATAGTTACCACAACCTTATCATTATCACCATATTTCAgcatgaataaataaaaataatatctagaAACAAAATGCAAACAATCATACAAACTCCAAAGGTTTTCATCACATGCATTTCAATGTTATCAAAatgttaaaacaattatattttagaatctTTATTATGTTTCTTAGCTTAAGATTGACTCTTCTTTAAAAATAAGCTCCGACAAAAACATTGTTATTCGATCAGAGACCTAGAATAAGACCTAGAATAAGGTTATCAAAATAAAACAGAATATCAATACATGATAGAATAAGCTGAAAGATCACTTGTATCAAGTATTCCTATTAATATTGATGACTAAAACAACAAGAAAACTAAAGAGAAATGATTCTATAGGATAAATAGAAATTTACTCTGTTTTTAAATCTGATCGATTCAAAATACTTCTTAACTTCCAAATTTCACATTGGtgtgattaatttttaaaaatacaaagattggaaattaaaaatgaaagagaaggaagagatGAGAAGCGTGTATagtcagagaaaaaaaaagaaaaaaatattgacatTGAGTTTTTGACATTTTAGCAAAAcacatgtatatttttttcagTATTATATTATtcctttattattattctaaacctaattaaaaaatgacttgtgtcaaaatattattgtgTTAATatatcattgaaaaaaaaagttcttcctttttactttttgttactaatttattatattataagattattatttctttttctttttccatatgTTACACAGGCCAAGGTCAACGTATTGAAACTTAAACAAACGGAGTCCAAAACATCATCAGAGAAAATAAAGCTGGACATAAACGTTCTTTTGTTCAGAAACTAGCTCCGTCGTTTTGTAGTTTTTCCCAGAAAACAGAACTCGGACATTTCAAGTTTCACATGAATTTTGGACGTTTGTTGGTTGATAATGGCGGATCCTGGACAACTCATTGCTTCACCACACAAATTTTATCCTTACAATTATCATGTTGTCAGAagcattttttatattcatttcttaGCTTGATTGGATCAACCTGTTATAATATCTTGACTttcgtttaattttttttaaaagaagagtgattattcaattaaaataagtatatttttgctttttatatgtttatctaatgtctttgttttgaaaataagtaattttatcattttaactGTTTCGATTATTTAAAAACACCTCTTATTCAAACAGGTTAAATCTTGGGAAAACTCTTACATTCTTGATTTTGTGAGTTGAAAATTGTTCCTCCTCTTCTCAGCCCCTAATAACTTCAGAGAGGAAATAGCTATAACTCCATCTGAGATCAAGGTCTGAAAAAACTGTTTGTAACTGCGATTATGGCAGTAATACAGCCATCATTTATCTGCAAATCAAAATTCACAACAAAACAAAGACAATAATTTAACCAGCATGTGACCTTTAATTTCTACAAAGTAAACAGACCAAATGTCTCAGTCTATGTTCAATCATCTTGGTTGGATTGATATGTTCTCTTTAACCAATAAGTGCTCAAAACTTTGAACTAGACAcgtgaaatttcaatttttaaaacagAATTGAGTTCAATACAATACTTCTCAAGAGTCATACAGAATTACTTTCCTTAAAATGGAGCTCTAATATATTGTAGTAAATGTTGAAGAACATCAGTTCTTTTAACCTAAAATACAATTACTCAATCTATCTCGTTCTTCTTTACAAATTATACAACGGAGAAATACAGAACAATCCAATTACTTGCTTAGAAGACGATGAGACACAGAAGGAAGcaacagaagagaaaaatagaaattctGTTCAGTGATTTGTCTGCCTGGATCTCTTGCCTTCTCAACCTGGGGCTGTTACTTCCTGCCAGGTGATAAGAATTTGGGTAAGTGTATACATTTTCTGAGTTGCCAAAGACTCGGGTATAAAACATCTCTCCAAACATCCCAACCACAAGGTGGGGGAACCCTGGTGCCATGGCACCAGGACTGAGAAGCATTTGTGTTGATGATTCATCCTCTTCTTGGTATAAAGGAGGATTGAAATGCTGACTCTGATACGGATTGCGATATGGAAGTTGCTGGCCACTTTGAGAtgatgttggcatgagagatTGAGTACCCAAAGCAGGTGGTCTTGGTGGGATGAAAACACCTCTATAGGAAGCCTTCACATCACGGTCACTAGGAGCTATGGCCTGGCCACGGCCATAGAGAGGAACCATTGTGGTGTGGCATATATCTTCCTTGCAAACAGGGCATTGTGGGTGCTCATCAGGTGCAAGAGATGCACTTTGGACATGGAGCCACTTGTAGATGCAAGGCCAGCAGTATAGGTGACCACAAAGGGTAACAATTGGTTCATGCGCAAAATCTAAGCAGATGTTGCAATCAAAACACCCATCAAAATTTTCTGTCACAGTCACGGGGCTAGGGATGGTTTTCCATTGCTGCGAAACGCAGTGCTCAAAGGCCATTAAAGAACCCTTATCAGAACTTTGGTTGCCAGTCCTTATCTAGCCCTGACCTGAGTACACAAGAGATCAATCCATCACCAAACCGATTTACTacacaaaattaaagaaatgtcATAACAGGATCATTTATAGATACATATAGGGTTGAAAATATCGTGATAAGTTTAAAGTTACTCTTTACTATGGTGAAAATCAACACAAGATATTGTGAtctttagattttaaaaatttaaacacattAAGAACATATTTTAACTCCTTATTtcgttttattttaattctttttggtTCAAGTATGTTTCAAATTTATGAAGTTTAATGTTACATATAACAAGATTCAtgaatcaaaaaaaaaaagaaccacATCCAAAGTTTCCCTAAagtaaatagataaaaaaacatttgttCCCTGatctactctcttttttttactaCATTCCAGCCACCctactttcttttcatttctctctttctttgtATCACATTACTTACTACCTTTCGATTTTGTTGCCTCTTTAGTCACCCCAATCCATCTCACAACAGGTAGACGCTAACAAGCAGACATCATCACACAagaggaaattaaattaaagtagaAACAAATTGAGACTTCAGCATATGCATATTGCCTAATAAAGcatgagaaataaaaaaaaaacaccaaaagaGCAAAAACGGAGACGACCATATCACTGCACGCATTGAGTATCGGTCAGAAATCAAACGCAATTAATTACCCATAAAGAACATAAATAAAAGCAGATCCCAAATTACCCAATACAGAACTGAAATACAAAGCAGAGCCAtcgagagaaaggaaaagagagtAAAAGGGGTATAAAAAAggatcatatttatttatatcgCTTCATCCATACACAATCAGGGGAAACATCTACTCTGAAAACTAATTCACAGCACAGCAGCATTCATAAATCAAGTATCAAAACCCGAATAATGAAGCAAGAGTGATGAAGTGAAGGTGCCGAGCGAGGGAACTGTTCTTACGATCGATCCATCCACCCGTCGATgtaaacaacaaaaacataaaacagaTCGAAGAAATTGTGAAAGCGCACACACATGGAGAGAAATTGGAA contains:
- the LOC108339134 gene encoding E3 ubiquitin-protein ligase RMA1H1, which translates into the protein MAFEHCVSQQWKTIPSPVTVTENFDGCFDCNICLDFAHEPIVTLCGHLYCWPCIYKWLHVQSASLAPDEHPQCPVCKEDICHTTMVPLYGRGQAIAPSDRDVKASYRGVFIPPRPPALGTQSLMPTSSQSGQQLPYRNPYQSQHFNPPLYQEEDESSTQMLLSPGAMAPGFPHLVVGMFGEMFYTRVFGNSENVYTYPNSYHLAGSNSPRLRRQEIQADKSLNRISIFLFCCFLLCLIVF